The following coding sequences are from one Natrarchaeobaculum sulfurireducens window:
- a CDS encoding polyprenyl synthetase family protein: MQLLERRRALVEERLVEVIDGIEPETLNAEVRHVVLSGGKRVRPVVTVLACETVGGTAEDAVDFGVGIELVHTASLVVDDIIDRSELRRGTQSAWAEFGHGPAIITSDGLLGEAFALFSTEPEATRVVAESMVELGIGEATELSAKPSNEAEYMTLARRKTGALFRAAAELGAIAADSDPVTVEALGEYAERVGIAFQIRDDVLDAVADAEDLGKPTGHDAALERPSVVQVTDLSPEEANARARAEAQGAIDALERVEVVDQDAKAYLLELAEFVVERER, encoded by the coding sequence ATGCAACTTCTGGAGCGCCGTCGGGCGCTGGTCGAAGAGCGTCTCGTCGAGGTCATCGACGGGATCGAACCCGAGACGCTCAACGCGGAAGTTCGTCACGTCGTGCTTTCGGGGGGAAAACGCGTCAGGCCGGTGGTTACAGTTCTCGCCTGCGAGACGGTCGGTGGGACGGCCGAAGACGCGGTGGATTTCGGCGTCGGAATCGAACTCGTTCACACCGCGTCGCTGGTCGTCGACGACATCATCGATCGCTCGGAGCTCCGCCGTGGCACGCAGAGTGCGTGGGCCGAGTTCGGCCACGGGCCGGCGATCATCACCAGCGACGGGCTGCTCGGCGAGGCGTTCGCACTCTTCTCGACGGAGCCGGAAGCGACCCGCGTGGTCGCCGAATCGATGGTCGAACTCGGTATCGGCGAAGCCACCGAACTCTCGGCGAAGCCGTCCAACGAGGCGGAGTACATGACGCTCGCCAGGCGTAAAACCGGCGCGCTCTTTCGGGCCGCCGCGGAACTCGGTGCGATCGCGGCCGACTCCGATCCCGTCACCGTCGAAGCGCTCGGTGAGTACGCCGAACGGGTCGGCATCGCTTTCCAGATCAGAGACGACGTCCTCGACGCGGTCGCCGACGCGGAAGACCTCGGCAAACCGACGGGCCACGACGCGGCACTCGAGCGTCCCTCCGTCGTTCAGGTGACCGACCTCTCGCCGGAGGAGGCAAACGCCCGCGCTCGAGCGGAAGCACAGGGGGCGATCGACGCCTTAGAGCGGGTCGAAGTCGTCGATCAGGACGCGAAAGCGTATCTGCTGGAGCTGGCGGAGTTCGTCGTCGAGCGCGAGCGCTGA